The genomic stretch TATGGCCCCACCAGCACCTTGGATTGACTTCCCCATGGCATCCCCATTGATAAAGGCTTTATAACGTTTTCCTTGCAAAATCAGGTTGAATACCGATATATAATCACCACCTAACTGATATTCCCTGTTTCTAAATTGGAATTTTTTGTACTGATTGACCACCGTTTCAATTCCGATCGCATTTCCATCGGTCTCATGTCCAAGCAGAGGTTCTAATAATAATGATGTTAAAAAATAATCTCCATCTTGTTGTGATTTTAAGTTCTGGATTTCATCTACTGTCTTGGTGATTTCTTCATTTTTTTTAATGATTCGTTTGTGGTTAAGAAAAGAATGGAAACGGTATCTTTCCATAATCAGACCACTAAAAATTCCCAGAACATAACTGATTGTCAAGTTCTGCATTGAATAATTTGCAGCAGCGGTGGTTAGGTTGGGCTTATAAATAAATACAGAAATAAAAAATATTAGAATGGATATGGGATAGTAGATGAGTAATGTTTTTCTTGGTAGTGGCAAAAAAGGGAGAATCATCACAAGCATCTGGTATCCAGATACATAAGCGGCATCATCTGCGATCCGACCCGTATAGTAGGCAGCAGTGAAGAGTAGATAAGCATATGTTAAATATGCCCAAGTCAACCCTTCCCAAGAGGAAAATTTATTTTTAAAATGATTATAGAAGATAAAAACAATATAGGAAAAACAAAAGAGGCTATAGCCAATTCGGTAATAAAACAATTCTGGAAATTCGGGATGGAGTTTAGCATCGGTATCAAATGCAAATCCTAACATACCAAAGACGCCAATAATACTTCCAGGGATTTGAATGATTCGAGTGTGCCGGTCTAATTCCTTAATGTAATCTTCGTTATAGATTTTCCTCTCGGGAATTAGGTCCAAAAATTGAGAGAGAATCGCTTTTAGGTAGTGATACACGATTCTTCATTAGACGAAAAAGCCCGCACATGGGCGGGCCTCTTTCAAAATGTTTTGTCTATTTTTTTCTAGAAGAAAGGTTTTGCAGGGAACTCTGTCGAAGGAGCAATTCGAGAAATGATATCCCCGAAAGAGAACGCAAACAATAAAGCCAAAAAGGCAAATGCAGAGAGAAAGATAACGCGGTTCAGCATATTATCATACTTTAAATGCATGAAGTAAGCCAAAACGAAGAAAGCCTTACAAGTTGCCACAGCCATTGCGACAATCATATTCCACTTTCCTAAGTCGTATTGTGCTACCCAAACAGTAATGAAGGTTCCAAAGAACAAAGCCAAAAGAACAAAAACGTAAGTTTTGATTGGGATCACATGGTGATCGTGTTCTTCTTCCTCTTCTCCATCTTCTACCCACATGGAAGCAGAAGCATGGTCTTCTTTGTGATCTTCATCACCTAATACAAATTTTAGCAATTTACTATCTTTGTTTTCTTCTGTAAATTTTGCAAAACGATCAGTTTGGAAAAACTGACCGAACCAGTTTACGATAAATCCTAAAATGGTAGCTGTTGCAATCCCTGGAGCAAAGATTCCAAATCCAAGAATTGGAGTGAAAACCGCAACAAGAGCAATGAAGTAAAGTCCGTAATTGATTACGTATTCCATTCTATAATACCTTTTATCCTACCAAATAAAGAAGTGGAAAGAGGTAAATCCATACCAAGTCCACAACGTGCCAGAAAAGACCCACACCTTCTACTGGAGTGTAGTATTCAGGACCAACCTTTCTTCTTAAAGTTTTGATGAAAACCCAGAAGATTAGGAAAGCACCAGCTACCACGTGAACCCCGTGAAGACCAGTCATAACAAAGTAAAAGCCATAGAACATTTCCCATTTTGGTTGAGAGATCACTGCTTTTAAGCGAGTCACTTCTTCTGCACTCACATGGTTTTTTTCTAGTTCTGCAGGATTTTTGAGGAGAGCAGAAATTTTAGATTCGCACTCTGCTCTTTTTCCACCAGCAGCACAAGAAGGATCCACAAGGGAAAACTTACCAGGAACTGTTCCTACATGAAACTTGTGACTGTATTCAAAGTATTTGATGACCATGAAGGCACCAGCACAAGCAATCGTAAGAGCAAGCATGATGGCAGCAATTTTATGCAAACCACGTTGCACGTAGTTAATCGCAGCAGCCATCGTAAAGGAACTGATGAGAAGGACTACTGTGTTCACAGCTCCCATTTTCCAATCCAAAGTTTCCGATCCGTTTTTGAAAACTGTCGGATAAAGAGAATGGTAGATGAGGTAACCTACGAATAGGCCACCGAACATCAGGATTTCAGTGCAAAGGAATAACCAAATTCCTTGTTTGGAAGAGGCATACTGATGTTCTGCACTCTTAAAATGGTGTTGGTGGTGAAATTCACTTGAAGAACTAACGGAAGTCATATGGCCCTGCAGTTACTGTTGGAGTAGTTGTAAAGTTTTCGTGTGGAGGAGGAGAAGACGTTTGCCATTCGAGTGTTTTTGCACCCCAAGGGTTGTCAGAAGCTTTTTCTCCTTTCAAAATTCCATGAATGATTGTGATAAGGCCTACCAAAAATCCAAGACCAATCAGCCAAGAACCCACAGTTGAGATTTGGTTGAGGTTTGTGTATTCAGGAAGGTAGTCAAAGTAACGTCGAGGCATACCCATCGCACCGAGTACGAATTGTGGGAAGAAAGTTACGTTGAATCCAGTGAAAATAAGAACCCAAGAGATTCTTCCACCAAGATCAGAAGTCATCTTTCCAAACATCTTAGGGAACCAGTAGAAAATTCCACCCATCAGTGCCATAAGAGTTCCCCCCACCATTACATAATGGAAGTGAGCCACCACAAAGTAAGTGTCATGGAAGTGAACGTCCATACCAGTTGATGCAAGGAATACTCCTGTCAAACCACCGATCGTAAAGAGGAACATAAAACCAAGAGCGAAGAGCATTGGCGCTTCGAAAGTCACTGTTCCGCG from Leptospira bourretii encodes the following:
- a CDS encoding cytochrome c oxidase subunit 3 family protein; the encoded protein is MTSVSSSSEFHHQHHFKSAEHQYASSKQGIWLFLCTEILMFGGLFVGYLIYHSLYPTVFKNGSETLDWKMGAVNTVVLLISSFTMAAAINYVQRGLHKIAAIMLALTIACAGAFMVIKYFEYSHKFHVGTVPGKFSLVDPSCAAGGKRAECESKISALLKNPAELEKNHVSAEEVTRLKAVISQPKWEMFYGFYFVMTGLHGVHVVAGAFLIFWVFIKTLRRKVGPEYYTPVEGVGLFWHVVDLVWIYLFPLLYLVG
- a CDS encoding cytochrome C oxidase subunit IV family protein; the protein is MEYVINYGLYFIALVAVFTPILGFGIFAPGIATATILGFIVNWFGQFFQTDRFAKFTEENKDSKLLKFVLGDEDHKEDHASASMWVEDGEEEEEHDHHVIPIKTYVFVLLALFFGTFITVWVAQYDLGKWNMIVAMAVATCKAFFVLAYFMHLKYDNMLNRVIFLSAFAFLALLFAFSFGDIISRIAPSTEFPAKPFF